A single Acidaminococcus sp. DNA region contains:
- a CDS encoding IS110 family transposase: protein MIYVGIDVSKSKHDCCILDSEHKDDYEEFTIPNTRNGYDHLLKRIFSYNQSVKNIKAGLEATGEYSVNITRFLLNNGLATCVLNPLLTDQYRKSHSLRKTKTDRIDAHFIACILMSDLDLKPYVPQEYHNKVLKSLTRTRFGWVHERSLKKQTLTRIIDTSFSELPQYINLDSATAHALLKEYPTPEKMANANLKHMKEIIYKTSKGRLSMDLAEQIRNAARHSVGLGKSDISTEINVVETIHDIEVKNEQIQKVESRIKKLLEERKEPLLTIPGISIATGSAILGEIGDFSRFSSPDKILAYAGFAPSKNQSGRRSGIGPSAHMEKRGSRYLRHALFNAARFVCQNEPAYKEYLAKKLSEGKHFYIAISHVVKKLVRLIYALQTRGIPYKTPAQLMLQRQINTGSDSQDFALDI from the coding sequence ATGATCTACGTTGGAATTGATGTATCTAAGAGCAAACACGACTGCTGCATCCTTGATTCTGAGCATAAGGACGACTACGAGGAATTCACGATCCCCAATACCCGGAATGGTTATGACCACCTGCTAAAGCGAATTTTTTCCTACAATCAATCGGTAAAAAATATAAAAGCAGGGCTGGAGGCCACCGGAGAGTATAGTGTGAACATCACCAGATTCCTGTTGAACAATGGCCTAGCAACCTGCGTTCTCAATCCTCTGCTGACGGATCAATACAGAAAGAGTCATAGCCTTCGCAAAACTAAAACCGATCGCATTGACGCACACTTCATTGCTTGCATACTTATGTCCGATTTAGACCTCAAGCCCTACGTACCCCAAGAATACCACAATAAAGTCTTGAAGTCACTAACCAGGACTCGCTTTGGATGGGTTCATGAACGGTCTCTAAAAAAGCAAACCCTTACCCGTATAATTGATACTAGCTTTTCTGAACTTCCACAGTACATAAACCTGGATTCTGCTACCGCTCACGCTCTCCTTAAGGAGTATCCCACTCCCGAGAAAATGGCGAACGCAAATTTGAAACACATGAAAGAAATTATCTACAAAACATCCAAAGGCAGGTTAAGTATGGATCTGGCTGAGCAGATTCGTAACGCTGCAAGGCATTCCGTAGGTCTGGGCAAAAGCGATATATCTACTGAAATTAATGTAGTGGAAACAATACACGATATTGAGGTAAAAAACGAACAAATTCAAAAAGTTGAGTCCAGAATTAAAAAACTGTTAGAGGAACGTAAAGAACCGTTACTTACAATCCCTGGGATTAGTATTGCTACAGGGTCCGCAATTTTAGGAGAAATTGGGGATTTCTCCAGATTTTCCTCCCCCGACAAGATACTGGCCTATGCCGGATTTGCGCCCTCTAAGAACCAGTCAGGCCGGCGGAGTGGAATAGGACCAAGTGCCCATATGGAGAAAAGAGGATCACGATATCTACGTCATGCTCTCTTCAATGCGGCAAGATTCGTCTGCCAAAATGAACCAGCTTACAAAGAATATTTGGCAAAGAAATTAAGCGAAGGAAAACATTTCTATATAGCAATCTCTCACGTAGTTAAAAAGTTAGTACGTCTAATCTATGCACTTCAAACGAGAGGAATCCCATACAAAACACCTGCTCAATTAATGCTTCAAAGGCAGATAAATACTGGCTCCGATTCACAGGATTTTGCACTTGACATATGA
- a CDS encoding transposase → MVKNNNKFISPEIKLKAVKDILEHKSNTYQVAKKLGIRRQNVSLWVMNYKNEGAEAFSPKKGKKTYPVSLMENAAKDYLDGKGSYIQICKKYKIRSPRVLADWVKHYNIHGELDSYAYQERCDKSMKGKASTLEERCKIVKECLESNRDYRSVAEKYGYSYRQVYNWVKRYEKDGNSGLANHQGRPKKKPLDPSHKETKDEELVRLRQEVKDLKLENLLLKKLDELTKRNRFR, encoded by the coding sequence ATGGTAAAGAACAATAATAAATTCATCTCTCCTGAGATTAAACTCAAAGCTGTCAAAGATATCCTTGAACACAAATCCAACACCTATCAGGTTGCCAAAAAGCTTGGTATCCGGCGGCAGAACGTTTCTCTTTGGGTAATGAATTACAAGAACGAGGGCGCAGAAGCCTTTTCCCCGAAAAAGGGAAAGAAAACCTATCCTGTTTCCCTTATGGAAAATGCCGCTAAGGATTATCTGGATGGTAAAGGCAGCTACATTCAAATCTGTAAGAAATACAAAATCCGTTCCCCCAGGGTTCTTGCAGACTGGGTTAAGCATTATAATATTCATGGAGAACTAGATTCTTACGCTTATCAAGAGAGATGTGATAAATCCATGAAAGGTAAGGCAAGTACCCTTGAAGAACGCTGCAAAATCGTCAAGGAATGTCTGGAATCCAACCGTGATTACCGTTCTGTAGCCGAAAAATACGGTTATTCCTATCGTCAGGTCTACAACTGGGTTAAACGCTATGAAAAGGATGGGAATTCAGGGCTGGCCAACCATCAGGGCAGACCCAAGAAGAAACCATTGGATCCTTCCCATAAGGAAACAAAAGATGAGGAACTGGTGCGCCTGAGACAAGAAGTCAAGGATCTCAAATTGGAGAATTTGCTTCTAAAAAAACTGGACGAGTTGACGAAAAGGAATCGCTTTCGTTGA
- a CDS encoding IS3 family transposase, translating into MTRNRKQYEAIQEVCEENGASVQKCCAILHVSPSAYYSWRKTPLSLNELINKGICCHILRLHIKYPEAGYRMMADKLREECNIDISDKRCYRLFRKLHIHSQIKWRPKGCTHSRVGKNSPRKAENVLNRKFQADMPDQKWVTDVTEFRLNIPGPVSGTYIVEHLYLSAILDLYDHRIVSYAISDRNDTPLVMETFRKAFKQNPNAHPLVHTDQGFQYTSNEYLEMAEQHNLTRSMSRTGRCLDNAPMEGFWGMIKRERIYMHTYYSVEELEWDIRDYIQYYNTKRTQRKLMRMSPMAYHDFYANAA; encoded by the coding sequence TTGACTCGTAATCGTAAGCAGTATGAAGCGATTCAAGAGGTTTGCGAGGAAAATGGGGCTTCCGTGCAAAAGTGTTGTGCTATCCTGCACGTTTCCCCCTCTGCCTACTATAGCTGGCGCAAGACGCCCCTTAGCCTGAATGAGCTCATAAACAAGGGGATCTGCTGCCATATTCTCAGGCTTCATATTAAATATCCTGAAGCGGGATACCGCATGATGGCTGATAAATTAAGGGAAGAATGCAACATCGATATCTCTGATAAACGGTGTTACCGTCTTTTTCGTAAGCTGCATATTCATTCCCAGATTAAATGGAGACCAAAAGGCTGCACCCATAGCCGTGTAGGCAAGAACAGTCCACGCAAAGCAGAGAACGTACTGAACAGGAAATTCCAGGCAGACATGCCTGACCAGAAGTGGGTGACAGATGTAACCGAATTCCGGCTTAACATTCCCGGCCCTGTCAGTGGAACTTATATTGTTGAACATCTCTATTTAAGCGCGATTTTAGATTTATATGACCATAGAATTGTGTCCTATGCGATTAGTGACCGTAATGATACACCTCTTGTTATGGAGACTTTCAGGAAAGCCTTCAAACAGAATCCCAATGCACATCCATTGGTCCATACAGACCAGGGTTTTCAATATACAAGCAATGAATATCTGGAAATGGCAGAACAGCACAACTTGACAAGAAGTATGTCCAGAACCGGCAGATGCCTTGATAATGCCCCCATGGAAGGGTTCTGGGGTATGATAAAGAGGGAAAGAATCTATATGCATACATACTACAGTGTCGAAGAACTGGAGTGGGACATCCGGGATTACATTCAATATTACAATACGAAGAGAACGCAACGTAAACTGATGAGGATGTCCCCGATGGCGTACCACGATTTCTATGCCAATGCTGCTTAA
- a CDS encoding MoxR family ATPase has product MSLDFLRKEGVNEDLIKGVEDYQKKYPIAEESKQRIPVPHFPFFGKEVWEDALSALLCGQNLLLVGPKATGKNVLAENLAQTFGRPMWNVSFHINMDAAAMLGTDTFKNGQVEFRPGPVYRCAQEGGFGVFDEINMARNEAMAVLHSLLDYRRTIDIPGYEMLKVNPACRFIATMNYGYAGTREMNEALMSRFAVIKMDPIKEEPLTRLIRTEFPSMKKEAEQAFVQIFLDLEKKCKEAEISDKALDLRGLIDSLHLMQSGLEAHRALAMGITNKSFDEYEPALITDVINLHIPGEFERKDIFED; this is encoded by the coding sequence ATGTCACTTGATTTTTTGCGTAAAGAAGGGGTCAATGAAGACCTCATCAAAGGTGTAGAAGACTATCAGAAGAAATATCCGATTGCTGAAGAGAGCAAGCAAAGGATTCCGGTTCCGCATTTTCCTTTTTTCGGTAAAGAAGTCTGGGAAGATGCCTTGTCGGCACTTTTATGCGGACAGAACCTGCTTTTGGTAGGACCCAAGGCGACCGGCAAGAATGTACTCGCCGAGAATCTGGCCCAGACCTTCGGACGGCCTATGTGGAACGTCTCTTTCCATATCAATATGGATGCGGCCGCGATGCTGGGAACGGATACCTTTAAGAACGGCCAGGTAGAATTTCGCCCGGGGCCTGTTTATCGCTGCGCTCAGGAAGGCGGATTCGGTGTCTTTGATGAAATCAATATGGCTCGTAACGAAGCCATGGCTGTACTGCACTCTCTGCTGGATTACCGCCGTACAATCGATATCCCCGGTTATGAAATGCTGAAGGTGAACCCTGCCTGCCGTTTTATAGCGACCATGAACTACGGGTATGCAGGGACACGGGAAATGAACGAAGCACTGATGTCACGCTTTGCTGTCATCAAGATGGATCCGATCAAGGAAGAACCGCTGACCCGTCTGATCCGTACCGAATTTCCAAGTATGAAGAAAGAGGCGGAGCAAGCCTTTGTTCAGATATTCCTGGATCTCGAAAAGAAGTGCAAAGAAGCGGAAATCTCCGATAAAGCACTGGATTTGCGCGGCCTCATCGATTCCCTGCATCTGATGCAGTCAGGCTTGGAAGCACATCGTGCCCTGGCAATGGGGATTACCAACAAATCTTTTGATGAATACGAACCGGCTTTGATTACCGATGTAATCAATCTGCATATTCCGGGAGAGTTCGAGCGCAAGGATATTTTTGAGGACTGA
- the thpR gene encoding RNA 2',3'-cyclic phosphodiesterase produces MRLFVAIRFNPRMLGALSLLMDTLKRSGVRGRYTSLNQLHLTLAFIGETDKDAEALQVLQSVPVPQMTLELDKIGHFGQLIYVGLKETPELMDYVKSLRGALKKADIPYDAKPFRPHITLVRKGSHIHQAVKVPMAAMDVAAVSLMKSEFTERGVKYTELGRSK; encoded by the coding sequence ATGCGCCTGTTTGTGGCAATACGTTTTAATCCGAGGATGCTCGGGGCGCTCAGTCTGCTGATGGACACGCTGAAACGCAGCGGCGTGCGGGGACGGTACACGTCGCTGAATCAGCTGCACCTGACGCTTGCCTTCATCGGGGAGACTGATAAGGATGCAGAGGCGCTTCAGGTCCTGCAAAGCGTGCCGGTACCTCAAATGACGCTGGAACTTGATAAAATTGGTCATTTCGGGCAGCTGATTTATGTGGGACTCAAAGAAACACCGGAACTGATGGATTATGTCAAATCCCTGCGGGGAGCACTCAAAAAAGCGGATATTCCCTATGACGCCAAGCCCTTCAGACCGCATATCACACTTGTGCGGAAGGGAAGCCATATTCACCAGGCGGTCAAGGTTCCCATGGCAGCCATGGATGTTGCCGCCGTATCCCTGATGAAATCGGAATTCACCGAAAGAGGGGTAAAGTATACGGAACTCGGGAGAAGTAAATAG
- a CDS encoding FAD-dependent oxidoreductase, which translates to MKFFDARLVRIVQETRDIYSYILEIPEGYTWKAGQHAAFQVKGFALDPKDRDTRIFTIASAMEDGYLMFSTRIGEKHTSLKEVLLHQIKPGAVIGVASPLGSLALEPDKYKGILAVAGGIGVTPVRALLRDFLEHPAAGYGITVVYSDSHQEYAYADFWAKAQKKFPGLNMIFVAGRDQMSAAVDEYAQAHGSESEYLIAGSPAMNKSYTERLEALGINKDAVKTDVFMGY; encoded by the coding sequence ATGAAATTTTTTGACGCTCGTTTAGTACGTATTGTGCAGGAAACCAGAGATATTTATAGTTACATCCTGGAAATTCCTGAAGGATACACCTGGAAAGCCGGGCAGCATGCTGCTTTTCAGGTCAAGGGCTTTGCCCTTGATCCGAAAGACCGTGACACACGGATTTTTACGATTGCCTCGGCTATGGAAGATGGATACCTGATGTTTTCCACACGTATTGGTGAAAAGCATACAAGTCTGAAAGAGGTACTGCTGCATCAAATCAAACCGGGCGCTGTGATTGGCGTTGCGTCTCCGCTGGGATCTCTTGCCCTTGAACCGGATAAGTATAAAGGCATCCTTGCTGTGGCCGGCGGAATCGGAGTGACACCGGTTCGGGCCTTGCTAAGGGACTTCCTGGAACACCCTGCTGCGGGTTACGGTATTACTGTGGTTTATTCGGATAGTCACCAGGAATATGCCTATGCGGACTTTTGGGCAAAAGCACAAAAGAAGTTCCCCGGCCTGAATATGATTTTTGTGGCAGGGCGTGATCAGATGTCTGCCGCTGTCGACGAGTACGCACAGGCCCATGGCAGCGAATCTGAGTATCTCATTGCCGGTTCGCCTGCTATGAATAAGTCCTATACGGAACGTCTGGAGGCGCTTGGCATCAATAAGGATGCAGTCAAGACCGACGTCTTCATGGGATATTAA
- a CDS encoding valine--tRNA ligase translates to MAEENNIPKVYNPAEVEKKWYAYWIKKGYFHQPVDKSRKPFSVVIPPPNITGKLHMGHALDNTLQDILVRWHRMMGDNTCWLPGYDHAGLATQIKVEEELKKKEGLTRYDLGREKFLERVWAWKEEYGDRIVTQLKSLGISCDWDRQRFTMDEGLSRAVREAFVSLYEKGLIYKGTRIINWCVNCRTALSDVEVEHQDDPGHLWYVKYPIEGEDGKYLTIATSRPETIPGDTAVAVNPNDDRYKDLVGKQIRLPIMDRLIPIVADDYVDVEFGTGAVKITPAHDPNDYEVGQRQKLPSITVIGLDGKMTKDSGKYEGEDRYECREHIVKDLDDLGLLVKIEDAPHSVGHCQRCHHVVEPLISTQWFVKMKPLAKAAIECVEDGRVQFVPPRFTKTYINWLENIHDWCISRQIWWGHRIPVWYCDDCGAQVASRTDLTTCPKCGSTHIHQDEDALDTWFSSGLWPFSTFGWPDKTEELAQFYPTSVLVTGYDIIFFWVARMITMGMEFMKDIPFHHVFIHGLVRDDQGRKMSKSLGNGIDPLEVVNKYGADTLRFMLITGNTPGNDMRFYWNRIESTRNFANKIWNASRFALMNLDGYDPNAKKAPYTLADKWILSRLQHTIADVTNFLGNFELGEAGRLIYDFIWGEVCDWYIEIIKPRLYGKVSPESRATAQEVLCRVLTDAMKLLHPYMPFITEEIWQHLPHEGESIMIAPWPKADESLMDDEAEKGMTAMMDVIKAIRNMRAEVNAAPGKKAPAIVLVEDDLRDTFASNEDYIKLLGTVDKLTLGAMDDAVPENAMTAVVTGAKVYLPLKGLIDVDKELARLQKELDGAEKELKRVEGKLNNQGFLSKAPAAVVEKEKTKKTEVESRLQGLKERMETLRKL, encoded by the coding sequence ATGGCAGAAGAAAATAATATTCCCAAGGTTTATAACCCTGCGGAAGTCGAAAAGAAATGGTATGCATATTGGATTAAAAAAGGCTATTTCCATCAACCTGTAGATAAGAGCCGGAAACCATTCAGTGTGGTTATCCCGCCTCCTAATATTACGGGTAAGCTTCATATGGGCCATGCCCTTGATAATACCCTGCAGGATATTCTTGTCCGCTGGCATCGTATGATGGGAGATAACACTTGCTGGCTTCCCGGTTATGACCATGCCGGTCTGGCTACGCAAATCAAGGTAGAAGAAGAACTGAAGAAAAAGGAAGGCCTGACTCGTTATGATCTGGGCCGTGAAAAATTCCTGGAACGTGTCTGGGCCTGGAAGGAAGAATATGGCGACAGAATTGTCACGCAGCTGAAATCCCTCGGTATTTCCTGTGACTGGGACCGTCAGCGTTTCACCATGGACGAAGGACTGTCCCGTGCGGTGCGTGAAGCTTTTGTCAGCCTTTATGAAAAGGGCCTTATCTATAAGGGCACACGTATTATCAACTGGTGTGTCAACTGCCGTACGGCTCTGTCCGATGTAGAAGTTGAACACCAGGATGATCCGGGCCATTTGTGGTATGTGAAGTACCCGATTGAAGGCGAAGATGGTAAATACCTGACGATTGCAACGTCCCGTCCTGAAACCATCCCCGGTGATACGGCGGTAGCTGTTAACCCGAATGATGACCGGTATAAAGATCTCGTTGGCAAACAGATCCGCCTGCCGATTATGGACCGCCTGATTCCTATTGTCGCCGATGACTATGTAGACGTTGAATTTGGTACCGGTGCCGTTAAGATTACGCCGGCGCACGATCCTAACGACTACGAAGTCGGTCAGCGTCAGAAACTGCCTTCTATCACGGTTATCGGACTTGATGGTAAGATGACCAAGGATTCCGGCAAGTATGAAGGCGAAGACCGCTATGAATGCCGTGAGCATATCGTCAAGGATCTGGATGATCTGGGCTTGCTCGTAAAGATTGAAGATGCTCCGCACTCCGTCGGCCATTGCCAGCGCTGCCATCATGTGGTTGAACCTCTTATTTCCACGCAGTGGTTTGTGAAGATGAAACCGCTTGCCAAAGCGGCCATTGAATGTGTGGAAGACGGCCGTGTTCAGTTTGTGCCGCCCCGCTTCACGAAGACCTATATCAATTGGCTGGAAAATATCCACGACTGGTGCATTTCCCGTCAGATTTGGTGGGGTCACCGGATTCCTGTCTGGTATTGCGATGACTGCGGTGCCCAGGTGGCTTCCCGCACGGATCTTACGACTTGCCCGAAGTGCGGCAGCACGCATATCCATCAGGATGAGGATGCCCTGGATACCTGGTTCAGCTCCGGCCTGTGGCCATTTTCCACGTTTGGCTGGCCGGACAAGACGGAGGAACTGGCACAGTTCTATCCGACGAGCGTCCTTGTTACCGGTTATGACATCATTTTCTTCTGGGTTGCCCGCATGATTACGATGGGTATGGAATTCATGAAGGACATTCCGTTCCATCATGTCTTCATCCATGGCCTGGTCCGCGATGATCAGGGACGCAAGATGAGTAAATCCCTGGGCAACGGCATCGACCCTCTGGAAGTCGTCAATAAATATGGCGCCGATACGCTGCGCTTTATGCTGATTACGGGCAATACGCCGGGCAATGATATGCGCTTCTATTGGAACCGCATTGAATCGACCCGTAACTTTGCCAACAAGATCTGGAACGCCTCCCGTTTTGCACTCATGAACCTGGACGGCTATGATCCGAATGCTAAAAAGGCTCCGTATACGCTGGCTGATAAATGGATTCTGTCCCGCCTGCAGCATACAATCGCCGACGTGACGAACTTCCTAGGCAATTTTGAACTGGGTGAAGCCGGCCGTCTGATTTATGACTTCATCTGGGGTGAAGTCTGTGACTGGTATATTGAAATCATCAAACCGCGCCTGTATGGCAAAGTCAGCCCCGAAAGCCGTGCTACAGCGCAGGAAGTCCTGTGCCGTGTACTGACGGACGCCATGAAGCTGCTGCATCCATACATGCCGTTCATTACGGAAGAAATCTGGCAGCATCTGCCTCATGAAGGCGAAAGCATTATGATTGCCCCCTGGCCGAAAGCCGATGAATCTCTGATGGATGACGAAGCTGAAAAAGGCATGACGGCCATGATGGATGTCATCAAAGCTATTCGTAACATGAGAGCTGAAGTCAATGCGGCTCCCGGTAAGAAAGCACCGGCCATTGTTCTCGTGGAAGATGATCTGCGGGATACTTTTGCCAGCAATGAAGACTATATTAAATTGCTGGGTACCGTGGATAAGCTGACGCTGGGCGCTATGGATGACGCAGTTCCTGAAAATGCCATGACGGCTGTAGTGACGGGTGCCAAGGTGTATCTGCCGCTGAAAGGCCTCATTGATGTGGATAAGGAACTGGCCCGCCTGCAAAAAGAACTGGACGGGGCAGAAAAGGAACTGAAGCGCGTGGAAGGCAAGCTGAATAACCAGGGCTTCCTGTCCAAAGCTCCGGCAGCTGTCGTTGAAAAAGAAAAGACCAAGAAGACGGAAGTGGAAAGCCGTCTGCAAGGCCTTAAGGAACGGATGGAAACCCTTCGCAAACTCTGA
- a CDS encoding bifunctional folylpolyglutamate synthase/dihydrofolate synthase gives MAMDYAEALSYVQGLGKFGINLGMERIQGLAERLGHPERQIKTIHITGTNGKGSVASYLSHILTAAGKKTGCYTSPHFVRYNERMTIDGEEISDADFAAVTETVKQAVEAFMADGGEQPTQFEVLTAMGFLYFARKRVDYAVIEVGMGGLWDSTNIIIPEVSVITNVTLEHTARLGKTIAAIAEQKAGIIKEGVPVVTSCEGDALKVVAETAAAKHCPCFEWGRDFSYTALKGSMDTQVFRYTADGKDMDVTIHLAGDHQLINGAVAVKAAEVLAAKNPAITQKAILRGMAETTWPGRLELIHHHPDVILDGAHNPSGVTVLRKALDEYYPHAHRIFVFGMMGDKDVSKVADILFREEDTIYTVQADDTARAEKPEKLAARLHKKAVPVDDLAAAFKKALSEAGPDDVVLVCGSLYLIGNFKGMGLDQVMV, from the coding sequence ATGGCAATGGATTATGCAGAGGCTCTCAGCTACGTACAAGGCCTCGGCAAATTTGGAATCAATCTGGGCATGGAACGTATCCAGGGGCTGGCCGAAAGACTGGGACATCCGGAACGTCAAATCAAGACGATTCACATTACCGGGACCAACGGTAAGGGCAGTGTTGCCTCTTATCTGAGTCATATACTGACAGCAGCCGGAAAGAAAACCGGCTGTTACACCTCTCCGCATTTTGTGCGCTACAATGAACGGATGACGATAGACGGCGAAGAAATTTCTGATGCCGATTTTGCTGCCGTTACTGAAACAGTTAAGCAGGCTGTCGAAGCGTTCATGGCTGACGGCGGTGAGCAGCCAACGCAGTTTGAAGTGCTGACAGCCATGGGGTTCCTGTATTTTGCCAGGAAACGCGTAGACTATGCTGTCATAGAAGTCGGCATGGGCGGACTTTGGGATTCTACGAATATCATTATTCCGGAAGTTTCCGTAATCACCAATGTGACTTTGGAGCATACAGCGCGTCTGGGCAAGACCATAGCGGCTATTGCCGAACAAAAAGCGGGCATCATCAAGGAGGGCGTTCCCGTTGTCACTTCCTGCGAAGGAGACGCATTGAAAGTGGTGGCTGAAACGGCTGCTGCCAAGCACTGCCCCTGCTTCGAATGGGGGAGGGACTTCTCCTATACCGCGCTTAAGGGGTCAATGGATACGCAGGTCTTCCGTTATACAGCGGATGGAAAGGACATGGATGTGACCATTCATCTTGCCGGGGACCATCAGCTGATCAATGGGGCCGTGGCCGTCAAAGCTGCGGAAGTCCTTGCTGCAAAAAATCCGGCTATTACGCAAAAGGCAATTTTGCGCGGGATGGCAGAAACAACGTGGCCTGGCAGGCTGGAATTGATTCATCATCATCCGGATGTGATTCTCGACGGGGCACATAACCCGTCGGGAGTAACCGTGCTGAGAAAGGCACTGGATGAATATTATCCTCATGCACACCGGATCTTTGTCTTTGGTATGATGGGGGATAAAGATGTCAGCAAGGTAGCTGATATTCTCTTCCGTGAGGAGGATACGATTTACACAGTGCAGGCTGATGACACGGCACGGGCGGAAAAGCCGGAAAAGCTGGCGGCCCGTCTGCACAAAAAGGCCGTTCCTGTGGATGATCTGGCAGCGGCTTTTAAGAAAGCACTGTCGGAAGCAGGTCCGGATGACGTCGTGCTCGTCTGTGGTTCACTGTACTTGATTGGGAATTTCAAGGGAATGGGCCTTGATCAGGTGATGGTATGA
- a CDS encoding O-antigen ligase family protein, giving the protein MTNKRIFPESWNLNQVLYGLLALYMFALPLYLKAAQGIFIVMLVLNVINVIRTRQFWPDAHISKKISRPLWGLFILSGLSIIWSPDPALCGYNWLYVVGQEVGMFYFMLRYGSTGRRSLFLVKVFMVAAGIVAIYGIWQYFYGVTVQDIEWIDHYAFPTMTRRAISTLENPNILASFLVLTVAYSEGLFGPLKGGKRRTSLVIIFVASVTCLMLTFSRGNWIALFFVLFVFAGAFYHKAILPFVGGGLGVLYLGWDQLANRIMSIFSIEDTSAELRVMYLESATSMIEEHPFGVGWYGYQFEFPDYNWGYVDPEVIMYHSHNILTNVAAELGIVGLILFVYVMYQLIKTARQIRHRKVDPWIRGMACGYMASIVGIFVAGMTDYTLFNLQLGILFWIFNAMLIALESITKDNEPIEEP; this is encoded by the coding sequence ATGACCAATAAGCGAATTTTTCCCGAATCGTGGAATTTAAACCAGGTTCTTTACGGGCTGCTGGCGTTATATATGTTTGCGCTGCCGCTCTATCTTAAGGCTGCACAGGGCATATTCATTGTCATGCTCGTATTGAATGTAATTAACGTCATCAGGACGCGTCAGTTCTGGCCGGATGCTCATATTTCCAAGAAAATCAGCCGCCCGCTGTGGGGACTGTTTATTCTGAGCGGTCTCAGCATCATCTGGTCTCCTGACCCTGCCTTGTGCGGATATAACTGGCTGTATGTAGTGGGTCAGGAAGTAGGGATGTTCTACTTTATGCTGCGCTACGGCAGCACGGGGCGCCGTTCCTTGTTTCTCGTCAAAGTCTTCATGGTGGCAGCTGGGATTGTGGCAATTTACGGCATCTGGCAGTATTTTTACGGAGTGACCGTGCAGGATATTGAATGGATTGATCACTACGCATTCCCCACGATGACGCGTCGTGCCATTTCTACGCTGGAGAATCCGAATATCCTGGCAAGCTTCCTTGTCCTCACGGTTGCTTACAGTGAAGGGCTGTTCGGGCCGTTAAAGGGAGGCAAACGGAGAACTTCCCTTGTGATTATCTTCGTTGCGTCTGTAACGTGCCTCATGCTGACATTTTCCCGTGGTAACTGGATTGCTCTCTTTTTTGTCCTGTTTGTCTTTGCCGGAGCCTTTTATCATAAGGCAATCCTGCCGTTTGTAGGCGGCGGCCTGGGTGTGCTGTACCTTGGCTGGGACCAATTGGCAAACCGGATTATGTCTATCTTCTCTATTGAAGATACTTCGGCAGAACTGAGAGTGATGTATCTTGAAAGCGCTACATCGATGATTGAGGAGCATCCCTTCGGCGTCGGCTGGTATGGGTATCAATTTGAATTCCCTGACTACAACTGGGGCTACGTTGATCCTGAAGTAATTATGTATCACAGTCACAATATCCTGACTAACGTGGCTGCCGAACTGGGTATTGTGGGGCTTATCCTGTTTGTCTATGTGATGTATCAGCTTATCAAGACGGCACGGCAGATTCGCCATCGCAAAGTTGATCCCTGGATTCGCGGCATGGCCTGCGGGTATATGGCTTCCATTGTCGGAATCTTCGTGGCCGGAATGACGGACTATACGCTCTTTAATCTTCAGCTTGGTATTCTTTTCTGGATCTTTAATGCTATGCTGATAGCACTCGAAAGTATTACCAAGGATAACGAACCTATAGAAGAACCGTAA